The Streptococcus sp. S5 genome contains a region encoding:
- a CDS encoding acyltransferase: MQKNPLYNTSSISFFQYLFAIAVILVHSGRLTSYEPLHFGLKSMLGRLAVPFFIVCASFFLKQSLGNSQKMKAYLVKIVKTYLFWSFVYLPYAWLFFSSLHLPIYLFPAGVLIALIYLGMCYQLWYIPAFLLGLFLVNQLVKRLGMVWTGVITFLLYCWGLIETYSAYLDTTSLLKGYQLYSNLFFTARNGLFYTPIFIYMGYYLYDHFHAQTFSIHRWQKLALAFGLLCLEGIIIFQHEGIDKNFFFLLPFVTVYFVNACLRSSFLKSYDLQYLKQMSIALYFSHPIFIEWARYGFSSLPLSYPDRGKLIFVTALFGSHLFGLAMLWVRERREKQKIPSNGEELDKITNQ; encoded by the coding sequence ATGCAAAAGAATCCCCTCTATAACACCTCTAGTATCAGCTTTTTTCAATACCTCTTTGCGATTGCAGTGATTTTGGTGCATAGTGGTCGCTTGACCTCCTATGAGCCACTGCATTTTGGTCTTAAGAGTATGCTCGGCCGGCTAGCGGTGCCATTTTTTATCGTCTGTGCCAGCTTTTTCCTCAAGCAATCCCTAGGGAATTCTCAGAAAATGAAGGCCTATCTGGTCAAAATCGTAAAAACCTATTTGTTTTGGAGTTTTGTTTACCTTCCTTATGCCTGGCTCTTTTTCTCTAGTCTCCATCTTCCTATCTATCTTTTTCCAGCAGGTGTTCTCATCGCACTGATCTATCTGGGAATGTGCTACCAACTCTGGTATATCCCGGCCTTTTTGCTGGGCTTGTTTTTGGTCAATCAATTGGTCAAACGCCTAGGTATGGTTTGGACGGGGGTGATCACTTTTCTTCTTTACTGCTGGGGCTTGATCGAGACCTATTCGGCTTATCTGGACACCACAAGTCTTCTTAAGGGTTACCAGCTCTACAGCAATTTATTTTTTACAGCGCGAAATGGTCTCTTTTACACGCCCATTTTTATCTATATGGGTTATTATCTGTATGACCATTTTCATGCACAAACTTTTAGCATTCACCGTTGGCAAAAGCTAGCACTTGCCTTTGGTTTGCTCTGCCTCGAAGGCATCATCATTTTTCAACACGAAGGAATTGATAAGAACTTTTTCTTTCTTCTTCCCTTTGTGACCGTTTATTTTGTCAATGCCTGCCTGCGATCGTCCTTTTTGAAAAGCTATGATTTACAGTATTTAAAGCAAATGAGTATAGCTCTTTACTTCTCGCATCCGATCTTTATCGAGTGGGCTCGCTATGGCTTTAGCAGCCTCCCTCTCTCTTATCCAGACAGGGGCAAGCTGATTTTTGTGACTGCCTTGTTTGGCAGCCACCTCTTTGGACTAGCCATGCTGTGGGTACGAGAGAGAAGGGAAAAACAAAAGATTCCTTCAAATGGTGAAGAGTTAGATAAAATAACCAACCAATAG
- the pabB gene encoding aminodeoxychorismate synthase component I — MHKQTIIDFKELGLRHLFTKPIKELKTRNLDQVEALLREVEAYQKQGFYAVGYVSYEAAPAFEKKFAVHPAPLMGEYLLYFTIHEKVETLPFPEDYEAVDLPANWKEEVEAPAYQEAIKTIHHHIRQGDTYQVNYTVQLSQELKADPLAIYNRLVVEQKAHYNAFIQHDDVSILSISPELFFEQVDRLLTTRPMKGTTRRGLTNQKDLQEATWLEADPKNRAENMMIVDLLRNDMNRISEIGSEHVTHLCQVEQYSTVWQMTSTIESRLRAEIDLIQTFRALFPCGSITGAPKISTMEIIQKTEKSPRGVYCGTIGILFPKGKRIFNVAIRTLQMQGNQAIYGVGGGITWDSKWESEYQETKQKSAVLYRQEPRFELLTTGRIHQGELTFLEQHLTRLREASRYFAYPYDEPKLLKELQEELAHLDLNLDYRCRIALQKNGTFHIEITELTDLPASYLQAQLTEQKLDLATPFTYFKTSQRDHLSQSNHEQIFHLPDGTLLETTIGNLVLEIEGQLYTPPAHLPLLDGIYRRHLLETQQVEEKLLTLNDLTDADLIYACNALRGLYELDFQRKDS; from the coding sequence ATGCATAAACAAACCATCATTGATTTTAAAGAGCTTGGTTTGCGCCACCTTTTCACCAAGCCCATAAAGGAATTAAAAACTAGAAACCTCGACCAGGTAGAGGCTCTTCTTAGAGAAGTCGAAGCCTACCAGAAGCAAGGCTTTTATGCTGTTGGCTATGTCAGCTATGAGGCTGCTCCTGCTTTTGAGAAGAAGTTTGCTGTCCATCCAGCACCTCTTATGGGAGAGTATCTCCTCTATTTTACGATCCACGAGAAGGTCGAAACCCTTCCTTTTCCAGAGGACTATGAAGCTGTGGATCTTCCAGCCAATTGGAAGGAAGAGGTAGAGGCGCCTGCTTATCAAGAAGCCATCAAGACGATCCATCACCATATCCGCCAGGGAGATACCTACCAGGTCAACTACACTGTCCAGCTTTCTCAAGAGCTAAAAGCAGATCCTTTGGCTATATACAATCGCTTGGTGGTAGAGCAGAAAGCCCATTACAATGCCTTCATCCAGCACGATGATGTCTCCATCCTCTCCATCAGCCCTGAACTCTTTTTTGAGCAAGTCGACCGGCTACTGACCACGCGCCCTATGAAGGGAACGACGCGCCGTGGTCTCACTAACCAAAAGGATCTTCAGGAGGCTACTTGGCTAGAAGCCGATCCGAAAAATCGAGCAGAAAACATGATGATCGTCGACCTCCTCCGCAATGACATGAACCGGATTTCGGAGATTGGAAGTGAGCATGTGACCCATCTCTGCCAAGTCGAGCAATACTCCACTGTTTGGCAGATGACCTCGACCATTGAAAGTCGCTTACGAGCTGAAATCGACCTGATCCAAACCTTCCGAGCTCTCTTTCCTTGTGGCTCGATTACAGGAGCACCGAAGATCTCCACTATGGAAATCATCCAAAAGACGGAGAAGTCTCCTCGAGGTGTCTACTGTGGAACGATCGGCATCCTTTTTCCAAAAGGGAAACGGATTTTTAATGTAGCCATCCGGACCCTTCAAATGCAGGGAAATCAAGCCATCTATGGCGTGGGAGGAGGCATCACTTGGGACAGCAAATGGGAAAGTGAATACCAGGAAACCAAGCAAAAATCGGCGGTCCTTTACCGGCAAGAGCCTCGATTTGAGCTCCTGACGACTGGCCGCATCCACCAAGGAGAGTTGACTTTCCTGGAGCAACACCTAACCCGTTTGAGAGAGGCTAGTCGCTACTTTGCCTATCCTTATGATGAACCCAAACTCCTGAAAGAACTTCAAGAAGAACTCGCTCATTTAGATCTCAACCTTGACTATCGTTGTCGGATTGCCTTGCAAAAAAACGGAACCTTCCACATAGAGATCACAGAGCTGACCGACTTGCCCGCTAGCTATCTACAGGCCCAACTGACAGAACAGAAGCTTGATTTAGCGACGCCATTTACTTATTTCAAAACGAGTCAGAGAGACCATCTCAGCCAGTCAAATCACGAGCAAATTTTCCATCTGCCAGACGGAACCTTGCTAGAGACGACGATTGGCAATCTGGTGCTGGAGATAGAGGGACAACTCTATACCCCACCAGCTCACCTCCCCTTACTCGATGGCATTTATCGGCGCCATCTTCTTGAGACCCAGCAGGTGGAAGAAAAACTCTTAACTCTGAACGATTTAACAGACGCTGATCTTATTTATGCCTGCAATGCTCTTCGTGGTCTCTACGAACTCGATTTTCAAAGAAAGGATTCCTGA
- a CDS encoding ABC transporter permease, whose translation MLHTIQADFYRLFRSKGFWITEAILVLNILSGVIFGATGHVGVNTESKLPQATEVWTGFKALTNYSSSISVTILFTIIVITLVLGTDLTQNLYKNNLAYGVSRTSYYFAKSAVVLTIALFQFLVSYGLVFLIATLYNGLGTMPEHFLAHFGLTVLIQFLSTLAWVSIISFLLYASQSITLAFVGYFIGNILLSLPALFFKDIDILHYLNLEFQYSMVQSTTATNNTLSIALGFILVFGFLGLATFKHKDL comes from the coding sequence ATGTTGCATACCATTCAAGCAGATTTTTATAGACTTTTTCGCTCCAAAGGCTTTTGGATTACAGAAGCCATTCTCGTTCTCAACATCCTGTCTGGAGTCATCTTTGGAGCTACCGGCCACGTCGGCGTCAATACGGAATCCAAATTACCCCAAGCAACCGAAGTTTGGACGGGCTTTAAAGCCTTGACCAACTACTCTTCCAGCATCAGTGTGACTATCCTCTTTACCATTATTGTCATCACCTTGGTTCTAGGAACAGACTTAACGCAAAACTTATACAAGAATAATCTGGCCTATGGGGTTTCGCGCACCAGCTACTACTTTGCCAAAAGCGCCGTTGTCCTGACCATTGCCCTCTTCCAATTTCTCGTTTCTTATGGTCTCGTCTTCTTGATCGCGACCCTCTACAATGGGCTTGGAACCATGCCAGAGCACTTCCTTGCTCATTTTGGACTGACCGTGCTGATTCAGTTCCTTTCCACCCTGGCTTGGGTCAGCATCATTTCCTTCCTTCTTTACGCTAGCCAATCCATCACCCTAGCCTTCGTTGGCTACTTCATTGGAAATATCCTCTTAAGCCTGCCTGCGCTCTTCTTTAAAGATATTGATATTCTCCACTATCTAAACTTGGAATTCCAATATTCCATGGTACAGAGCACAACAGCAACGAACAACACTCTCTCGATTGCTCTTGGATTCATCCTTGTTTTCGGCTTCCTAGGACTCGCTACTTTCAAACACAAAGATTTATAA
- a CDS encoding alpha/beta fold hydrolase, whose amino-acid sequence MKLIFLHGLGQDVLSWQGVQFALSPLHSKTFDIFSHPKESYQEVKERLMERLQQESEPFILVGLSLGGVLALDLSRQDFPQLKGLVLAGTQYKLNTNPLYRLQILLFRLLPKHVFEKQDANKQQMLQILTELKGLNLTDTAKACPLPSLVICGSKDWANQSSSKKLAKLLPKGRYQEIADGGHLLNTEKPYELAQAIKEFVAGF is encoded by the coding sequence ATGAAACTAATTTTTTTACATGGACTAGGGCAAGATGTCCTCTCTTGGCAAGGAGTCCAATTTGCACTTTCACCCTTGCACTCCAAAACTTTTGATATTTTCTCCCATCCAAAAGAAAGCTATCAGGAAGTCAAAGAAAGGTTGATGGAGCGCCTCCAGCAAGAAAGCGAACCCTTTATTCTGGTAGGACTCTCACTAGGTGGCGTGCTCGCTCTTGATCTCTCCAGACAAGACTTCCCGCAACTCAAGGGCTTGGTCCTTGCAGGAACACAATACAAACTCAACACCAATCCCCTCTATCGGCTCCAGATCCTTCTCTTTCGTCTACTTCCCAAGCATGTCTTTGAAAAACAAGATGCCAATAAACAACAGATGCTTCAAATCTTGACCGAATTAAAAGGGCTCAATTTAACCGATACCGCTAAAGCTTGCCCTCTCCCTAGCTTGGTGATTTGTGGTAGCAAAGATTGGGCCAATCAATCTTCTTCAAAAAAATTGGCCAAGCTCCTGCCAAAAGGTCGCTATCAAGAAATCGCAGACGGAGGCCATCTACTCAATACCGAGAAACCCTATGAACTGGCCCAAGCCATCAAGGAGTTTGTCGCTGGATTTTAA
- a CDS encoding response regulator transcription factor has product MGKTILLVDDEVEITDIHQRYLVQAGYQVLVAHDGVEALEIFKRKPIDLIITDIMMPRMDGYDLISEVQYQSPDQPFLFITAKTSEQDKIYGLSLGADDFIAKPFSPRELVLRVHNILRRLHRGGETEVVSLGDLRMNHASHEVQVGDVVLDLTVKSFELLWLLASNPERVFSKTDLYEKVWQEDYVDDTNTLNVHIHALRQELAKHASAETPTIKTVWGLGYKIEKARGSQ; this is encoded by the coding sequence ATGGGAAAGACAATTTTACTCGTTGACGACGAGGTAGAAATCACAGATATTCATCAACGCTATCTGGTTCAGGCAGGTTATCAGGTTTTGGTAGCTCATGATGGAGTAGAGGCCTTAGAAATATTCAAGCGAAAACCGATTGATTTGATTATTACAGATATCATGATGCCCCGTATGGATGGCTATGATTTGATTAGTGAAGTTCAGTATCAATCTCCAGATCAGCCTTTTCTCTTTATCACGGCTAAGACTAGTGAGCAGGACAAGATTTATGGCCTGAGCTTAGGGGCAGATGACTTTATTGCCAAGCCTTTTAGCCCTCGTGAGCTGGTTTTGCGTGTCCACAATATCTTGCGTCGCCTTCATCGTGGAGGTGAGACAGAGGTCGTCAGTCTCGGAGATTTACGGATGAATCATGCTAGCCATGAGGTACAAGTCGGAGATGTGGTGCTTGATTTGACAGTCAAATCCTTCGAACTTCTATGGCTTTTAGCCAGCAATCCAGAGCGAGTTTTCTCTAAGACAGATCTCTATGAAAAGGTCTGGCAAGAAGACTATGTGGATGATACCAATACCTTGAATGTTCATATTCATGCTCTTCGACAGGAGTTGGCTAAACATGCCAGTGCAGAAACGCCTACTATCAAAACTGTCTGGGGCTTGGGCTACAAGATTGAGAAAGCACGAGGTAGTCAATGA
- a CDS encoding ABC transporter ATP-binding protein — protein MEKVLEISHLSKKFGHQYALNDVNLTIRKGDVYGLIGKNGAGKTTLIKVITQLIQETDGSVSLFSSTNRSQWTQDLKRVGSVIESPVAHKHMTAYQNLVYYCKARHIPNPDQVIKETLNYVGLNNTGKKKFRDFSLGMKQRLGIAIALIAKPDFLILDEPINGLDPVGIKEFRQMIKRLNDELGMTILISSHILSELYLVANRFGIVDQGRLIKEISKAEFEEQGEDYIILKTSQLALASQLIQDQLHHRIKVIDKDGEIHIFGQTHDIKVIVKSLVQEDIDVDEIYYARQDLEKFFTDLVD, from the coding sequence ATGGAAAAAGTATTAGAAATTTCCCATTTGAGTAAAAAATTTGGTCATCAATATGCCTTAAATGATGTGAATCTCACCATTCGCAAAGGCGACGTCTACGGCCTGATCGGTAAAAATGGCGCAGGGAAAACCACCCTCATCAAGGTCATCACCCAGCTAATTCAAGAAACTGACGGAAGCGTCTCTCTCTTTTCTTCTACAAATCGTTCCCAGTGGACCCAAGACCTGAAACGGGTTGGTTCCGTCATTGAGAGTCCCGTGGCCCACAAGCATATGACCGCTTATCAAAATCTGGTCTACTATTGCAAGGCTCGCCATATCCCCAATCCCGACCAGGTCATCAAAGAAACCCTGAACTATGTTGGCCTGAATAATACGGGTAAGAAGAAATTCCGTGACTTTTCACTAGGAATGAAACAACGGTTGGGAATTGCGATTGCGCTCATTGCCAAGCCCGACTTCCTCATTTTGGATGAGCCCATCAATGGTCTCGATCCTGTCGGAATCAAGGAATTCCGTCAGATGATCAAGCGCCTCAACGATGAACTCGGCATGACCATCCTCATTTCCAGTCACATCCTGTCCGAACTTTATCTAGTTGCCAATCGTTTTGGTATTGTCGACCAAGGACGCCTGATTAAAGAAATTAGCAAGGCTGAATTCGAAGAACAAGGAGAAGATTACATCATCCTCAAGACTAGCCAGCTAGCCCTTGCCAGTCAACTGATCCAGGATCAACTCCATCACCGTATCAAAGTCATCGATAAGGATGGAGAAATCCATATCTTCGGCCAGACTCACGATATTAAAGTCATTGTCAAATCCCTCGTTCAAGAGGATATTGACGTGGATGAAATCTACTATGCCCGCCAAGATCTGGAAAAATTCTTTACGGACTTGGTAGACTAG
- a CDS encoding sensor histidine kinase, with protein MKLKSYILVGYIISTLLTIIVVFWAIQRMLIDEREIYFLIGMTLIASFVGAGISLFLLSPVFTSLAKLKEHAKRVADKDFPANLEVQGPAEFQQLGQAFNEMSHDLQATFDSLEESEREKGLMIAQLSHDIKTPITSIQATVEGILDGVIKEGEQAHYLATIGRQTERLNKLVEELNFLTLNTARNQEETTSKDSVFLDQLLIECMSEFQFLIEQEERDVHLQVIPESARIEGDYAKLSRILVNLVNNAFKYSAPGTKLEVVAKLEDSQLSISVIDEGQGIAPEDLENIFKRLYRVETSRNMKTGGHGLGLAIARELAHQLGGEITAESQYGLGSKFTFSLSLK; from the coding sequence ATGAAATTAAAAAGTTATATTTTAGTGGGGTATATCATTTCAACACTCCTAACGATTATCGTTGTCTTTTGGGCCATCCAGCGAATGTTAATTGACGAAAGAGAGATTTATTTTCTGATTGGCATGACTTTAATCGCAAGTTTTGTCGGTGCTGGGATTAGTCTCTTTCTCCTATCGCCTGTCTTTACATCATTGGCCAAACTTAAGGAACACGCCAAGCGAGTAGCGGACAAGGACTTCCCTGCAAATTTGGAGGTTCAAGGGCCTGCAGAATTTCAGCAGTTAGGGCAAGCTTTCAATGAAATGTCACATGATTTGCAAGCAACCTTTGATTCCTTGGAAGAAAGCGAACGAGAAAAGGGCTTGATGATTGCCCAGTTGTCGCATGATATCAAGACCCCCATTACCTCTATTCAAGCAACGGTAGAAGGAATTTTGGATGGAGTTATCAAAGAAGGAGAACAAGCCCATTATTTAGCAACCATTGGACGCCAGACAGAACGGCTTAATAAACTGGTTGAAGAGTTGAATTTTTTAACCCTTAATACAGCTAGAAATCAGGAGGAGACGACTAGTAAAGACAGCGTTTTTCTGGATCAACTTTTGATTGAGTGCATGAGTGAGTTTCAATTTTTGATTGAGCAGGAGGAGCGAGATGTCCACTTGCAAGTGATTCCTGAGTCTGCTCGGATTGAAGGAGATTATGCCAAACTTTCTCGTATCTTGGTTAATCTGGTTAATAACGCTTTTAAATACTCTGCTCCAGGAACCAAGCTGGAGGTGGTAGCTAAGCTGGAGGATAGCCAGCTTTCAATCAGTGTGATCGATGAGGGGCAGGGTATTGCCCCAGAGGATTTGGAAAATATTTTCAAACGTCTTTATCGTGTCGAAACTTCGCGTAATATGAAAACAGGTGGGCATGGCTTAGGTCTTGCGATTGCACGAGAACTAGCCCATCAGCTTGGTGGCGAAATTACAGCAGAAAGTCAGTATGGCTTAGGAAGCAAGTTTACATTTAGCCTTAGTTTGAAATAA